A window of Drosophila sulfurigaster albostrigata strain 15112-1811.04 chromosome X, ASM2355843v2, whole genome shotgun sequence genomic DNA:
TCTCAGTCATAGTGACTAAGATCCGTAGtaaaaaggcaacaaacttgatcatcgtacaaatatgtataacaaGTGCCGTCGAAAAATGTTATCTCTATATCTTATACGAGTAGTCTCTGAGgcctaggtgttcatacggacggacagacgaacatggcAATATCATATcagttgttgacgctgatgaagaacatatgtacatatatactttcCCTCTGCCTGTTAGGTACATTTCCtgtaggcacaaagttataatactcttccaTCCTTTGGCTATCGAGTATAAAGATTATGTCGATTGTTGTTCTTTTCATTACTGTTGCACATCGTCGGGCCAGGCCAATTGGCAAGGCTGACAATCGACGATAATACTATATGTTTAGCAGGCGAGAACGAGATGCAAATAGGaaaagcaaattcaattgaattgtgttcgagagaagaagaaaagggCGCAATCCGAAAACCGAAAGCCGTAAGCTGAAAGCCAAAAGGGAAATGGCAATGGCTGAGGTTAAGACAACTTGGTACATAAGGCCACAAAGCACATCAAACGCATCATTTGATTTCCGGCAAGACGTTGCAACAAGctgtgtgagtgtctgtgtgtgtgagagcaCATCACTTGtccgctttttgttttctttttttgtgttctgtgttgtgttttgtgtgtgctgtgtgctgtgtgtgctgCCGTCATAAGGCGTTACAATGTGCCGCAGATGTTGGCCGGCCATAAAACTATgatgcgacgcgacgcgacgccaATTTCGATTCCTATACAAATATTGTTGCATCACTCGGTAACAAAATAATGCGAAACATTTCGTGGCAAGAAGCACGTTTGCCTCTCCTCGAAATTCGCATGCGAATGCGTCTGACTTCtacttattgttgttttgcaaaaattgaaataatatttgaaaatttgaattggaaatggaattgaaaatggaaatggggaGGAGGACACTGTGCGCagacagcagccacagcagccacagcagccacaacatcagcaacagcagccgccgccaATTGGGCGCCCACTAAATAAACTGAACTCTCACCTCGACGGGCATTAGAAACTGTTGTTAAGCATGTGTTAAGCTCCTGTCGCAGACCAATGGGGATTACCACCTGCCCACATTTGTGGCAGAAATGTCAGTGACAGTCAGAGACCATGGAGACCATGAGATGGAGATGGCTGCCAAAGTAAACAAGAATTTTCACAATCTAGCATCAAAATTTACGATAcaagttattattaatttgtcatCAGTCAGCGCACACATAAATATCCCCAACAACAACCGACTGACAAAGATCCATATAATTGGGCAAGATTTAAGTCTTTGCCCGCCTGTCTGTTGGGTTTATagtcattgttgctgctgccctcTCTTTGTCTCCATATATTCTTTAAGatttctgtggtatattttgttttgttttttttatttatttaacgcATCGCATGATTTGGTTGCTGTTTCGCTAATGGATCACGGCTAATTGTTTTGATGACACGTCTATAAATatagacagtcagacagacggacagacagacagacagacagacggacagagagacagagtcTGAAATTAgcaaataagtaataaatgTGCATGAGAAGGTCATCCAAAGGCGATCTTAAGTATATAATACCGTTGTGGCAATGCCATCTCTAACTGGAATTACGAGATGGAAGAGGAAGATGGAAGATGAGCCCATCAAATGAACTCAACTAACTCGAACCGCAGCGTAAAACAGCTGGCGATTGTCACTTGTCAAATTAAAGCGCTTTTacgacagacgacagacgcctacacacatacatacactcacCTTTACCCACAATGTATATTGCTCTCTTTCTTActtttcgctctctttcactctttgcAGGCAATCTTATTTTACACACCAAGATGGCTGTGGAAATCTTGGGAGGGTGGCAAGATTCATGCGCTCATCATGGACTTAGATATAGGCATTTGTTCCGAAGCcgagaaaaaaccaaaaaagaaattacttTTAGATTATTTATGGGAAAATTTAAGGTAAGTGAAAGTGTAATCAcatctctctatctccctctctcgttACACATCTCTAACTTGGATTCCTTTTAGATATCACAATTGGTGGGCGTACAGATACTACGTGTGTGAGCTGCTAGCCCTGATAAATGTGATAGGTAAGTGCGAACGATCAACGATCGACGATCAACgatcaactgcagcagctgcaaatgcCAGCGCCgaatcaataaacaaatttgggGTTAACCAAATAGtcatgcgtatacgtaatattccATATACTATACTATCGCATATATCTATGTTCGACACTCACTCGCTTTTCTCTGGAAAATCAATGACGAATTTTTATCGACTAACCGAAACGAACTGAAccgaagcaaagcaaagcaaagcgaaaacgTCGGCGGCAGCCgcatcaaaataaacaaatttcactCATCGCTTTTTCCTGAATTCCTGGCTTCAATTTGCCACCGACGCCGCGTGCGCTGCGCTGTGCTGAAATCTGAAATCTGATTTCTCATTTCTGATTTCTGATTtctgacaaaataattaactGTCAGAagacataaaaataacaaaaataaacaataatcgAGCAGCAACAGACTGCACACAACTATTATCGACATATTGAGAAATGGCTCAGAGCTCGAGAGTTTTTCCGTTCAAAAACAATCTTACTAATTGAATCTTGACGTTTGATTGGCCCCAACTAAAATTACCAGTTCACAATTCAGTTATCAGCCGACAGTTTAGCATTACAAACATTTCACATCCCAAAAAAGAAAGTTCAATTAGCTGAGCATAAACATTCAAATCTGAAATACTTatgaatatattgaaattgataaacAGTTTTGTATTAAACATAATCAATTATAATGACTTGAACTtgcaaagaaaaatgaaatatatatcaatacttaacatttattttgtttacaacataaaactagtaagaaagctacactcgaatgtgctcaactgtgagatacccgatattttgaataaaagcaaaatagtgcggtattaatttgagaatatacctttaaaatatactaaatgatatatctggtatattgtatataagggagtatatttaaaaaatactatagagtgttaaatataccaacttttGAGTTAAAGCAGCTACGCACCGATGgacaaacaaaagtatttcctaattaatttccaaatttctaaatttattgGCATCATAGAAACTGTAGTGATTATTGTCTGTTTATCTTATATCGctatctcttataatctctgagatGTAGGTGTTcaaacagacggacggacaaacagacggacatggctatataatctcggctgttgacgcagATCAAGTATGTCTCCTACTGCAGCCACAAAGTTATTAAACtcttctaccttatgggtttaaaaaaaatatatataatttcttaaaatatattttctacacATCATAAAAATATGAGTTCAGGAAATGCAGACAAtgataaattgaaatggataAATCCGCATATAATCCATTTCCCAGTATTAATCAGAGTATAACAAATGACTCTTCATTCATGAATACTCAACCCAATtcaaaagaataaatatataattttggccaatttattatgcatataATACGATAAAGAATCACATCCGCTTCTTCATTCCCATTTCTGCGAAATaagcacataaaaatatattgccatatattttataaaaacaattacaatttactCTTGAATTGATGAACCGGTAATACATCATTTAGGGCTAACAAATTGCTTTGCCACGAGAtgtaaacatttcattttacataataaattagaattgCTTCCACAATTTAAAGTTCGAATTTCGCGCTAATTGCTCTtaattggaattggaaatgtattgatttttattgggCAGGGCCTTACAACGTAGCGTAATCAAAAGTACTGGAAATCGTTTGCGTTTAACTGCCAAGATTGAttgttttttcctttatttttggtagtacgaataattgtttaaataaataaattgcgagTTGCAATTATAAAGATACATGTTAATAATGTGGCTCCTGTGCGGACTTATTTACAACGTTTTTATCAACAACACATTTCCCTGAGATCATCatcacatacacaaacacacggtATAGAAAGGAAAAatcagaggcagaggcagagacagaggcagcaATGAACCCATAAATTTGAGGTGGcaattattctttttgttggtGGTATAAACACTGACcacactgcgtatacttaatgttaacaatttacaatacattttatatatattatatgcacACGCATGacttttcttcttcatctATTCCGATAGGTCAAATGTTTCTTATGAATCGATTTTTCGATGGCGAATTTATGACATTTGGCTTGGATGTGATAGATTATATGGAGACCGATCAGGAAGATCGCATGGATCCGATGATTTACATATTTCCCAGAATGACCAaatgtacattttttaaatatggtTCAAGTGGGGAGGTGagttttattttggtttttttttttgatttgtgattggtaatattataaatatattccgttttttttttataggtGGAGAAACACGAcgccatttgcattttaccattaaatgttgttaatgagaaaatttacattttcctTTGGTTTTGGTTTATATTATTAACGTTACTCACATTATTAACGCTAATATACAGGGTGGTTATTATATTCTCACCTCGAATGAGGGTCTATTTATTTCGAATGCG
This region includes:
- the LOC133849593 gene encoding innexin shaking-B isoform X3, which encodes MVSHVKIDSPVFRLHTNATVILLITFSIAVTTRQYVGNPIDCVHTRDIPEDVLNTYCWIHSTYTVVDAFMKKQGSEVPFPGIHNSQGRGPLTIKHTKYYQWVAFTLFFQAILFYTPRWLWKSWEGGKIHALIMDLDIGICSEAEKKPKKKLLLDYLWENLRYHNWWAYRYYVCELLALINVIGQMFLMNRFFDGEFMTFGLDVIDYMETDQEDRMDPMIYIFPRMTKCTFFKYGSSGEVEKHDAICILPLNVVNEKIYIFLWFWFILLTLLTLLTLIYRVVIIFSPRMRVYLFRMRFRLVRRDAIEIIVRRSKMGDWFLLYLLGENIDTVIFRDVVQDLANRLGHNQHHRVPGLKGEIQDA
- the LOC133849593 gene encoding innexin shaking-B isoform X2; the protein is MLDIFRGLKNLVKVSHVKTDSIVFRLHYSITVMILMSFSLIITTRQYVGNPIDCVHTKDIPEDVLNTHCWIQSTYTLKSLFLKKQGVSVPYPGIGNSDGDPSDKKHYKYYQWVCFCLFFQAILFYTPRWLWKSWEGGKIHALIMDLDIGICSEAEKKPKKKLLLDYLWENLRYHNWWAYRYYVCELLALINVIGQMFLMNRFFDGEFMTFGLDVIDYMETDQEDRMDPMIYIFPRMTKCTFFKYGSSGEVEKHDAICILPLNVVNEKIYIFLWFWFILLTLLTLLTLIYRVVIIFSPRMRVYLFRMRFRLVRRDAIEIIVRRSKMGDWFLLYLLGENIDTVIFRDVVQDLANRLGHNQHHRVPGLKGEIQDA